The Rhopalosiphum maidis isolate BTI-1 chromosome 2, ASM367621v3, whole genome shotgun sequence genome segment aataataaatatatttttaaaatagatgaTTGCAAGTTCACCAAGTgtctatataacatattttttttaacaacatttacacatattataccccgtcataaaaacattaagaacataatatgatactcATTATGTcaaattgtgtaaataaaatgaaagaattttaatctaatttataaacttaatggacgtattattaaaaacacttaCAATTTTCGATTTCCAATACCGACGGTGCAGTGGGCAGCTGTTATTACGTATCTTTCTGATATTAAAGTACCTCCACACAACCACTGATAATCAGGACTTGGCCTACTGAGATCTCGATATCCAAGGGCTGTCATCCAGGGCCATGCGCCTAAATATGTgttgaaaaatcaatatatttaattcaacgagtaatttatataaacttaataagaactactacatattttgtaaaatttttcaaaaattaaatatgatttaatttacctaattcagCTGGATTTCCTCCGACTATTCGAATGTGGCTAGCATTAGTCCGACCACAAGTCTTTTGAGAAGGCAATTTGATCGACGTAACGGTTTCGTAAACTGTTGATCCGGACGGATTAGGTCTTGGAGTAGTTATCCTTTGAGTGGTATCAGGGTTATTGGAAAGAGGTTCATTTTCCAATGGACAACATACCTTAGGATCTTTACCCTCATATCCACACATAGAGTTTCTAAGAAAAGTGACAACAGTAGCATTTTTTCTCTGAGTTTCTAATAGTATTCGTAGTGGTGGACatgattttatgttaatacaaGAGCCGTTGAGATCATTTGGCGTGAAACattctaaaaaacaataaggtaatacattatttttattataacaaataagtaaTGGTTAAATTGCTTAAATTCAATGAAGTagcaatacctattataatttaatttaggatgattaactgaaaataatagttatagcaAAATAgtaattgtttgaaaattaaacgtTTACTTTTTCATCAGTTTAaagaacttaaaataatattaatcgtatAGAACTATTAACTCGATATTGATAAAccacaaataatttaagtatatgaaTAAGCATAGGACGTTTACATcgctatttattaatattaataataaacgtgtGACTGAAAAATATGTCCagtcttaataaataatataattttgtaattacaattatttaactaaaaggaaaaaagattaatataaGCTGATAGACCTTATtcgttcaaaattatttttcgtatgtaacgatttatcaataaataaatataacatataaattacagtAAGCTACTCAATCATAAGGTATGGTCAACACCTATTATACTGCCCTCTCCGTTATTTCTAtgaattattctatttttaaaatgaatacgatgaaatgtatatattaacatggaaaaaaataactccGAGGTATTCTATAGAGTTATACAttaaaaccatcaaaaaaagcgtttattatatgatcatttatttttctaatgtaaattgtaatataaactgTGATGACATTtaacaaacttaaataatattttaaaatatttagatatctaATGAAAACCCTAGATTTGTTaacttaatagtaaatataacaaaaaaattaaatcgtatataacacgaaaactaataatttaaaaaaattatacacatagcTCAAAACTtcgtcaaatttttaaaaaatattatcagtttGACATGTATAAaacacttattaatttttaaataataattttaattttaaaaatacaatagtcTTTTAGTTCTCTTTATTCATTAATAGTCCAATCTATCATACTCAATTCAAAATCATGATAGTTTAATCACTATTAATACTGACTTGTTTTAAAGTAAATCTAACAAGGACAAGCAATTCATtgaattgcatattataatgctaagcgccttttgatttaattataataactgcaTAAGCTAAACAATTTAATCGTAATTCCATCcgtgaaaataaacaattaaaaaacaaacaatttttattactgttaacaggtatagttatttaaattgcatatattcaataaaattattttaaaaaaacagtgTTCAGAACCACCTATAGATCTGGAGCAAACTATTCTTTACATTTTTCTGGTAGGTATCTACAATCGCTGAAGTTGacgttaaaatttatcaagtaTTTTTTGAGTATAAAGTAGAACTACACACACATtgctttttatatacattgattaaacaatagtattaaataattaggaaATGCAACACACCATTATTGGATTGTGCCTCTACTCTTCTACCAATCTCCTGACTGAACACGaatactatacaaataataaatttagatttgtCCATGTTCAATTAAGAAAACCAAACCGTGTACCTAAACACAAAAATGTAAGAcacaattgtataaattaataacacacaACATGTTAAAGTCTACTCAATtatcgaaaatatatattaccttcTGTGATTACTTCTTGATTATGCTGcagttttgattataattacgtGATAAATATGTTCATGGACATTGATTATTTCTGATCGAAGGTAATcaatgtttacaatatataataaacgtgGCCTAGCCTTCGTCAACTGATGAATCCctataatgtttttcattaatttaataacatttatacacccatacaattatacagtattaatattaaatatatagatatacgtcTAAAATAGTGTCCTAAGAGCATTACAATAGGTCAAACTGATTAGGtaccattgattattatacctatcgtCAATAgtaattctatataaaaatcaatcgaTGGCTTTTAgtcttataatcataattcatataggtatatattgtatattaataacaactttatatatataatacaatttataaatatgttttattgatcGACTGTCTAAATACTCTAAATGGTGATTATGAAATACATCATCTTTAATCTAccctaaaataatgatttttaaatttattattatttatttatccgaTAATCATATTTCAGGCATATTAAAATGGAATAATAAATGCACTTAGTTACTTatagaaacataataataataataaagcaacaaaatacaatttcaatttgtttGTTACTTTTATCCATAATACTTCAATTAGAATACACAAGAATACGttatgtgaaatatttaaaaattaaaattgacataccaaatataatataatgcgtaaGAAATTAGTTGTTATAATTGTTcgattttatagatttatttctaGATATCTTATCAATCATGTTGtaaaaaacaatcaataattatgagaaaataatgattaattaatatgtatatggttACCAGCTATGTTCGTCAATAACTTTCCATCTTGATTCATTTAAacgtacatttttcaaaatattgctTATCTACCATTGGTATTATTTAGTTACATGTATGGTACCTATGGTATTTTACAAGTTGTTTTGGtacttacaattttaactttattattcacgtcatttaaaaactagaagaagggatctattatatttataactaatactaaatatacattatttatccaTAAAGTTGATCACTTACCAGATATTATCTAGATAAGAtaaaacatttgtaattttattgaaatttaattcaaatttaaaattaattaatttcatttttagtttatgtaATTAGacaggtatacaatataaaaatatctatataagtatttataatacactaattatatttcaatgcagaaataattttctagtaaaatttgaaaacaaattacatCATTAACCTAACGAATAATGGAACCaaatgtatactttaatattttatgcaatattaaaatgatgttaaaattgtttttggaaaaaatataactatgaaaTGGAGGGGGATAacattgtttcatttttataattggccagttaatgttataattgacCAGTTATACTAAACAACATCCcccaaaaagttaaattacgaCTCTAGATTACATCctgaaaattacttataaaaatagtgaGAATCGATATGTTATACTGAAGGTCTAGGTCATGATTTCaaggtaaaatgtatttgataagCAGACAAGTaaactatagttaaaatatgtattatttatatttctaaataatattatagaaaaataaatatgtataatttattaatatgtatagaaataaaaaaactcgtggaaataatttaaatgaaaaaaatgtgcaGTTATATTACCTGTTAATTTGTTGATGGCTTCTATTATTTTGACGTTAGTTTATTGATAGAATAAACTAGTAACTACCACAATAATCAGTGTATTTGTCtgacttaatttatttgtacctTGTACGATAAGTAggaacaataaacaatgaacgAGTGATCAGTAGAACGCCAAAAgagatactaataaaataaggtaatttgataaataattaaaattcatatactCATCAGCAGTTGCAAATCCCACCTCCAATTCGCTTTGTTCAAAACCGGTCGACTAATATGATTTTAGTACGTCTAACGCTATAGCTTGAAAACAGGTTCCCGATTGTGTATGGTAAAAATTTGTAGaaaacagataataataattaataataataacaacataaaaatgattatatgttctaaatcgtattttatacatataaattaatatctttataagaaacatatgatgaatattatttatgtggtAATACCACTACGTcactaaaacaattttgttttagtaaaaGATAAGCCGTTGGTATGTACACAATTTGAGGCCTAAGTAAGGGgaaaagttaaaacaaaagAATACTTAATTTTGATCAAAAAAACTAAGgacattgtaaaaaaatatctccAAATGCTATTAAGCTCATTAGTTATTGACgacatttatcattttagaGGATAATGTTCAATCatgaaattatcaatataataactgcATGTATATTATCTCACctagataaatattgtttaagttatataatgttCATCTTAGATGAAAAAGCCATACCTGAATTAATGTATCTATAGGTAAAATTTCGAACTGCAACGGACACATTTGAAtattcataaacaattttgaattgtcatgaaataattaaaattaataagactATTCTGGGAAGtgtttcttatatttatataattaatagaattcGGTGAAACGTACACATCAATTCAaagtaaataagaatatttcttCGAAATTACATGAATTTTATCGATGTATAACAATACGTGTTTATACCAAATATGTTActattaagaggacgctacACCAGCATGTGATGCCTCCGTCTTATATGCGTACAACATAGCAGATCAGTGAGGGGCGACATTTCAAAACGTACCTACTATTTCCAAAATGTCATGAATTGAGTTATAAATACATGGATTCGTGGGAAAAATGAATAAGGAATCGAATGGCATGGGCGTGGTCAAATTGAACCAAAACGTGcccatattaatttaaatataataataggttattgtggcataatgtattatttccatgccttataaaaaatcaaaacgttCTATTTTCCGTGATGAatagttgtttaaaaattaaataggtgcAAAAAACGCACTAACTCCTCATATTTTTACAAGACGAACTATTTTTCTTTCACTTTAAAACGTACCATgttcttaattataaataaagccCAGAAGTTTGAGCATTTGGATGTTTTTACCGAGTGTATCAAAAAGTTGCCGaatgagttattaattaatttatttattaatttttctttttttttagttttgcacATAGGCCCATTTTTGGGATAGACCGCCACTGtgccaatataaaataataacctgattaaaattaaaggtattacttttataatttaatactatgtaatttatatcctGATGATGATACGGCCTTCCAAaagatcttaaaattaataacttcatACATTTCAAGTATAGCCAATTTTTTCTGTTGATGCAGAACGAAGCTTATctctttacaaaaatatgttggcTGATGATAATCACCGTTCATTTGTACTCGAAAACTTGTCAAAGCCCCTAtagttgtaaattttaattcttgaagtaaatacaacatattatatcatattaaaattatgcatattttccccgtcatttaattattatttacaccaaaaacgaaaaaaaacttaatgtaaaaaaaaaatttaattgcatatttagCGCATCATATTTGCATGcatattttgatacttttgAATGCATGAACTTTTGGGCCTTAGAATTATAGcaaacgaaattaaaataaacacaaaatgtACTGTttctagtatttttaaaatacataaaacctttttttttgtagattttaaataataaataaatttatacaaattaatttgaattgttGGGCATATGTAATTTGCGCCAAAAACAAcctagagaaaaaaatatttatgtaatttgcgccacatttgaaatttaattttggtaatGTGCACCccttttttaaggttttagtTTGCGCcacataaaactaaataaaagagCATTATGTAGTCTGCGCCATCTTGTAACTTCAACAATTGTAATTTGCGCcacttttaaataactaaactattttttttactgatgaatatattgtatttttaatcatcaatcaagttcattttaatagttatacatttctaGAACATTACTTAAAAAAGTAAGTATAAGTACAAttcttgttattaaaaaaagatataaaaatcaattatattataattattataaataaatgtatataattataaaataactaaacattttttttttttacagattaacatattttattttgaagcgTTGATTAATCTAGTTCATTTTAATAGTCATACATTGctagaaaattatgaaaagtaattaaaaaaagtattaaataagtataatttcaaagtataaaagtcagccatattatgattataaataaatgtatacaagtatactaaaattccaaaaaaaagttcaaatgtcGTTcagataactaaaattaatttttagatatgacccaaaatacatgttatatttttatattttggcgCAAAATACCATCTCTCGaatggtttatttatttatttccatatcttaaaatattatcatcatacaCCAAGCATTGTGATTATTAATAGTGAATTGCGCCAAAAGTGTCGATGGACAGTGAtatcatattgatattattaatttcgaaGACTGTTAACACCTTTCAcctttctaaaataatacaatttttaaaaagtataatttaactaataaaaatgtatatatctataactaGATCCTTAATGTATCAAGCAAAATAGAAACTATATCCATAAATCAGactaaaacgtattattactttatttgttGGAATAGGACGTTAGTATGCAAttcagtaatttatattatgaattactacattaaaattaaaattatatagttataaataatgtattcataaattaaataaatggatttttatgaatttttttgttatttttacaatatttctacGAGTTTTTAGTAATTCAAAATAGAAAGTCAcgatttgtgaaaaaaatgtaaaatggaAATAGTACGTTCTTAAATTTCGCCCCACGTTTGCGTTCAACCGAATCCATTTTATATTGTCAGCtgctttaatattagtgtaAATTTACTTACCTATCATCAAAGTTATAGGTAAGGATATTATTTAGATCATCTCATATTaggcttttattaatattataatttaaaagtgagTTATGACCATTTtagattacaattttttacatgCCTGGCTataattcactttaaaattataatatcaatagattatgctgaacaaaaatatactatattgtctACGTCTTACTAAAGCATAACACATCAATATTTAGGTTCAATAGTTCcagttttgtgtttttaacataaatattaaaataaaaaataattttttattaaactctaaaaaaatatgtaattaataattatcgataGTTGattggtaattaaaattgtcattAGGAAATGGAAAAACAATGAACTTATTCAACAATTATTGTAGAcatcaaatcaattttaaaataaacttcgtCAGTCAATCAAGTAAtcgatttcaatattttattatatatcgatattttattgtatttctaaaaaaaaacaatagatagttttaattttcaccaaaataatttattatatttattatattatcattttcattatacaataacattttcaaaattttttatctctaaattatttatagtagcgGTGCTTACTAGTATTTACtagtaatttttgaaaattacttgCGGTCCGCgtacttttttaatgataacaattaaaaatataaaaataataatataagataaaaagtGACGTTCATTTTATTCactgtttatagaatttaGGATTTtagtatgtacaatttaattttaaaggttACGTAGTAGGGACCGCTGATTTTTTGGTTTgagaatttatttgtttttttctataaatgtcgATCAAAAGTTATTCGCTGGgttaaaattcttgaaaatgtaataaaagatcccacaaaataaattcttaaacataaaaattatcgttttctgtataaaaatattaaaaatgcataatctttattttgtatgtatttgaagttagaattttgacaaaattcgtcaaaattgcaaaaaattataagctatTTGGTAgttacaaattcataaaaacttttctttttttatctgagttttaaaatttgaatacaagaTTCTTGATAAGTAATTCATATTGAAactattaaatctaaaaatgtataaggaatgattttttaatcagAAGGACAGTAGAGTGACGATATTGAGATGAGGATGtggtttagtattatatatcttGAATATTTGAGACTTTATAGTCTTTATAGAGGTGGTACAACTCGGAAGAGCTTTTGCAAGTAAATTTGTCAgttgtatctatttttttatttagtattatgaaaaatgcttgtaggttttaaattatggttttaataaatattggtgGTAGTAGTTTAGTTAGTTTTCTTCATTGGTTTCCATTTCGGCGTCTTCATTTTGTGATAAAGCGGCGTATTTATTATGAgttgaaaattgtatgttttattaattttaatagttttagatAGAGGCGTTTATTCGTTTGAACTTAAACGTTTATGAAGCTTAGGTAAGATAACTTCgatgaaattttaattgaaaacatcGACCCCATTGGATTCGCTTAATTGGCTTCCTAATggttttgttttcattagtACGGTGTTTTggttcaattttaattgataagatagtttaatttgatttgatattaatttttaactagtcGTGAGGTGTAACGTAAGTAGACTAATAAGTAGATAATAGTTTTACGATGGTCgtatatgtatttgaaataataattaatataggtacttgcaTAAGTTTCTGTTTTGAGGTTATTCGCCACATAAGAGCGgtgattttttgaaaaaagcaTTTATGAGATTGTTccgtttttcataaaaacgatagaattttaattctatttttattcaagcaataatttataaagaatataaatacattctcATGAATACGGTGcatcaaatattatgatttaaaacattattcatgGAACTTAAacttttgtgtattttatattattataaatttaattatacacattaccatttttgatttatttaaaaatattatctatttataggtactatgaatctatttttactgttttacaaTACTTAcagaaagataatattaaatattgagtaATATAAGTTGATATGATAttgtacaaacatattatattattataataattaaatagtaataatataataaaagcaatattttcgaaaaaattatatcaacctactaaaagtaaaataatttacttatttaattagctatatctaaaaaaatattatgtatcactTGATATCATAAGCTAATAGAACGtttccgctcagaatcgtttttgattacaat includes the following:
- the LOC113550897 gene encoding venom protease-like, whose product is MDKSKFIICIVFVFSQEIGRRVEAQSNNECFTPNDLNGSCINIKSCPPLRILLETQRKNATVVTFLRNSMCGYEGKDPKVCCPLENEPLSNNPDTTQRITTPRPNPSGSTVYETVTSIKLPSQKTCGRTNASHIRIVGGNPAELGAWPWMTALGYRDLSRPSPDYQWLCGGTLISERYVITAAHCTVGIGNRKLAVAHLGDLNLDPKTNDGAQPIDIPISRVITHEKYNAQEYTNDIALLKLENNVRFDQFIQPICLPILSHHRANKLVKSVPFVAGWGATSFRGPSTTTLMEIQIPVLDNAECKRAFANKKAVIDDRILCAGSLAGGKDACQGDSGGPLMWPNGNQYYLVGVVSFGFKCAEPGYPGVYTRVTSFVEWIADNMNYS